DNA from Coleofasciculus sp. FACHB-1120:
AGTAACTGTAGCAGCAGACTTGAGAGAGCGTGCTGTGGTATCCAGAGTTCCAATTTTCATAATTTTCCCCTCAAGGAAATTTAAAAGTCAGAGAATATTTTTCTTTGTGGCATATATTCGCTCTATTTTCCGGGTCTCAACTTCCTACGATGGAATAACCCAATTGGGTGAGATCAGTTAAATTTCGCCAGAGAAAATTTCCTCGAAACAAGCCAAGGTGGAGTTCCGAGAATTGCCTTATGACAAGTGGGAAATCTCTAAACGATCGCGCGGATACCGGATTAAGCTAGATAAATAAATACGATCGCAAATCGTCTAATTTTGTTCCCGCTGCTAACCATAAATTTGGGAAAATGCGAGCTTTTCAACTGGACAAGGAACGACAGCCAGATGAGAGCGATCGCATCCTGTTAGCAGAGAGCAATCCTTGGGCGGTGAAATGCCAGCAGTTCAGATACCCGACGCCGAGAGAAAAATCGGGTATCTCGCATTCACGAATCATTTAGGATTGCTAGATAAAGGCAGACCCAATGAAACAGCGAAAAATAACCACCGATTTGGTATCGAACTTTTACTTCTTAAAGCTTTATCAGTTTCCTATCATCTATTCATCTGACTGGAGAAAATCTCGATGCCTAAAGCCAGCATTTGTGTTGATGCCAAAACACCCGAACAAGAGTTACTCAAGGAATGGATTCAGAAGTGGAAAGGCAAAATCCGATACTTGTCCAATAACGAAGGGTGCGGCTGCTGTAATGACTTATATCAGGTAGATGCTCCAGCCGAGGTACTGAATGAACTACCTGCCAAAGTCTTTGCTTCTAGCGAATGGTCAAACTGGTCGCCAAAGCCACAAACAACTCGCTAACAGGCGCTACCTCAGACTGCGTAAATCTTCTACTAATACTAAGTACCAGCTTTCGGTAGCAGATAGACTTAATCGTTAGTACAAGCGTTTATTTTTAATTCCTGCTATTTAGTAGCAATAGACTAATGGAGATATGAAATATTTTTTTGCAAAAGTCAATAATTTCAGAGATAGTCGTAGTAATTACGATTAGAACAGATACTGAATAATCAAGCTTTACATCCAGACGCTAAAATTCATTAACCAGCGCCAGCCGTCCCCGACGAATCGCATAAAGCATTCGGTTCAATAAAAGTTGTTCATCTTCGCTGAGAGAATTTTCGAGCAGTGCTGTTCTGAGTACACAACGGTCTGTAATCGTTATCTTCCGGGATTCAGCCACTTTTGCAGATAAGTCAATGATGGCAGAGGGTAAAAGACAGGCTTGAGAAAAAATTGAAGGATTCATGGTTAAGATTGCTGTTATTTGATATTCAGGTTATTCCTTTAAAACAGCACCTAACTCAATCTATAGCTAGAGATTTAATATTATTGAGATTACAGCTCAAGATAGAAGTTTAGTCTTCGCCCAAAACGTTGAATCATCCCTTTTTAGTAGGAATCGAGCTTTTGCTACTGAAGGAAGCAGAGCCAGCAAACACTTGGCTGATGTCAAGTATTTTGTCTTGTGAGTTGAGCGATCGCGCCTGTCAGAAATTGAAACAGTCAAGATTCTCCACCCACAAAACTCCCCTTACTTGGCTAACTCCGTATTAAACTCATTCACGGATCGTCGCTTCAGCTCCACCGATTCTGAGCGAGGTAACAAGTTAAACACTTCGCGGAAAACATCGTCTACTTTCTCAAACGCCACCGTACCCTTTTGGTTGAAAACAACTTCGCCCTTCTGGTTTAGCAAAACTGTTTGGGGGACAAGGCCTTCGTAGTAGTAGCCCGGTTCCGTAGGTGTAAAGTTGGATTGTACTGGAATCGAATCTACATCGATGGGGACGAAATCAGCGGCTCGACCATAAAAAGCTTGAAGCTGCGAAACGACGATCGCCTGTTGCTTGCAATCGCTGCTGTCGTCCACGTAGAACACCAAAAATGTCGGTTTATCTCCTTTAAGAGAATCTACAAATGCCACTCGCGGAGGAACCAGCGAGGCATTGCCGCCATAGAGGAGAAAAACATTTCCGTCAAAGTTGTCGTCGTTGATACCGGCTAAAGCTGATGGCGTCCCCAGCAGCAGTAGGCAGCTGAAAGAAACAACCAGCGTCAAGAAGCAACTCAAAAAAATTTGCCGCCAGGAACGGCGAGATGCTCTCAGAATCCTGATTTGAAGTTGTTGCAAGCGAAGAATCATACCAAAGTTGCTGTAGAAACCTTTTTTTCTTTCAGTAGTCCTTAAATTGTCTTTCCGTTCACCCGTTGTGGCTCCCGATTCTCTATGAAGTTCCCTGTTTTTCCAGTCACCCTACTAGGATTATCCCTGGTAGCCGGTAGCTTAGCCCTTACTTCCTTATCATTTATCTCTGAAGGTGTTCGAGCTGCGGTTAGTCCACGCTCGATAGAAGTCAAAGAAACGAATGGCACGGTAACAAGTCAAGGAAAGCCAGTGAAAGCTGGCGATCGCTTGCAAGCATCGGGTAGTCTCACTACCAACTTCGACGCCAGGGTTGTTTTGGCGATGGAGGATGGCATCGGTACAGTTCAGGTTTCCGAAAACACCAACGTGCAAGTCAAAACTTTAAAGACAAGTAAGGATGGTAGCAAACAAACGCGCCTTTATCTGGACAAGGGACAGGTCAACGCCAAAGTGCGACCTTTTACTAACCCTAACTCTAACTTTGAAGTGGAGACGCCTGGGGGCATTGCTGGGACGAGAGGCACAGAATTTGGCGTCACCGTCGGTTCCAATGGGAAAACTGGGCTTTCCACCATCCGAGGAAAAGTAGCCTTTAGTGCGCGGGGGAAAACAGTGTTGGTGGAGCCGGGGTATTCTGCTTTAATTGTTCCGGGACAGGCTCCGACGATTCCCAAGGTGACAACGGGCGACACGAGGCTGAAATTACAGGTTCTTTCGGTGACAGGCGATGGTCAAGTTCGAGTCACCGGAACGGTAGACCCGATCAATTTAGTGTTAGTGAATAATCAGATTGTGGATACGGGAGGCGAGGGACAACTCGATACCGTGGTGCCAATCCCGTCTAATCGGCAGCTGAGATTAGTCGTGCGGAATCCTTTGGGCAATCAACAAGTTTATGAATTAGAAATTCCGAATAGTGCGGGGACATCGGAGAATCCTGTGAATCAATAATTTTTATCGGATAGCGTTTCCCTCACCTTTTGAGTCCGAAAAGACGAGGCAGCAACCCACTAATTCTCGTTTCTAAGCTCTGATTAAAAACGAGAATTCGCTTGCAAAATCCTCCGCACGAGTGAGGTGAAAATTCTCAAGGGCATGAGTTACTGGAAAGGAACAAGTCGTTAAAGAACTTGAAAGCGCCAATACTGTGACGCGATCGCGTATCTCGTGATGCGATCGCGTTTTGTCTGAGTCCAGCTTGTAGCAGTTCTCACTCTTAGTGCATATATCCACACTCGTCACCTCACCCCCAACCCCTACGGTGTATACACATCTTTCATTAATTGGCAAAACGTTGATTGATCCCCCTAAATCCCCGCGCTATCGCGCCGCTACGCTAGAAAAAAGGGGGACTTTGACTTAATGCGCCCCCCTTTTCAAGGGGGGTTGGGGGGATCAAAACGGGACTTGCAAGTTCAAGAAGACTTGTGTATACACAGTAGCCTCGTTCAAGGGGAAGGACAGGGGTGGGGTTCGACCGGACTGCATCCAAGAATAGAGAATCGCGATAAATTCAGTATTCCATCAGGGGCATTTACCATCCGGTGAGCGTGCGGAACGCTTGGGAAAAGTCCGTATGTTTCCAGGCAAGCAATCACGATGGTTGATGTTTTTGATGGAATCAACGTGTTAATCAAAAATTGGTTAAAAAAAAATCAGCGTTTTATTTCTAGCAGTCAATCAATCGTTCCGGGCACGATCGTCGGTTTATTATCTGTCGGGTTATGGCAAATCGGGGCATGGCAACCCTTGGAACGGCTTGTATACACGACGCTGTTTCAAGCTCGTAGCGCCAGTATTTTACCGAAGACGAATTGGGATCAAAGGCTCGCGGTGATTGCGATTGACGATGCGAGTTTAAAGAAATACGGTAAATTTCCGTGGTCGCGCGATCGCTATGCCCAATTGTTGCAGAAGCTAGAACCAGCCCCTCCAGCAGTCATTGGGTTCGATGTGTTATTTGTCGATCCGGGCGCAGGGGATAAGAAATTTGCCAAAGCGATCGCTAAATCTGGCAATGTCATCTTGGCAACGGCTTGGGACAACCGAGGGCATCCCCTGGAAGTTTTACCCGAATTTAAACAAGCAGCACTTGGGGAAGGTCAAATTTGGCACAATCCCGACGCGGACGGCATTAGCCGACAGGCAGCCGTCTTTTTTGGCAGCAAACCCGCTCTCGGTTTAGCAATGCTGCTAGAGGCCCCAGAGGCGGTGTCCCTGCGTCATCTGGCTGAGGTTCCGAAGCGTAAAGATGTCTGGATTAACTGGCCTGGGTCAATCCAAGGTGTCTCCACCTATTCTTATGCCTCAGTCATGGAAGGCAAAGTTGACCCGAAAGCCTTCGCCAATAAGTTTGTTTTAGTCGGTGTCACGGCAACCGGGATCGATCGCTTGCGATCGCCTTACAATCAAATTCCCCCTACCGCTGGAGTTTATCTCCATGCTGCGTTAATTGATAACTTGCTGAACGACAAGCTGCTGCAAACGCTGCCTAAAACGGCAGTGATGCTATTTTTGTTGGGAATTGCCCCGATTATCAGCTGGCTGTTGTCAAAACAGGGAGTCTGGGGGCGAGTCGCGATCGCTATTTTGTTGCCGAGTGGTTGGGTAATTTTTGCCTTGAGTGCCTTTATCGACGACGGCTGGTGGTTGCCTATCGTCGCACCCGTAGGAACTGCGATCGCGGTTGGGATCGGTGTTCAGCTACGAGAACAATATGAAAAGCAGCAGCTGATGAGTTTATTTGCCAAGCACGTTGCGCCAGAAATGGCTCACCTCATTTGGCACCGGAAAGACGAAATTTTCCACAAAGGGAAGCTGCAAGCCCAAGAAATGATGGTCACGGTTTTATTTGCCGATATCCGGGGCTTTACCAGCATTTCCGAGAAACTACCGCCGGGGGAATTAATCGACTGGCTAAACCTGTTCCTAGACGCGATGACGGATTGCATCATGGATCGTGGCGGTGTGATCGATAAATATATTGGGGATGCAATTATGGCGGTTTTCGGGATTCCGTTTCCGCACACCACGCCAGAAGAAATTCAACAGGATGCCTTAAATGCGATCGCGGCAGGAATTGCCATGCAGGAACGACTCAAAAAGCTCAACCAGCGCTTCCAAAAAGCCAATAAGCCTACGATTGAGATAGGGATTGGCATTCACACGGGTCTCGTCGTTGCCGGAAGTGTGGGAGGTTCCCGACGCTTGAATTATTCAGTCCTGGGGGATACTGTCAATGTTGCTGCCAGACTGGAACCGATGAATAAAGAAGTGAAAATTGACAACCCCTATCAAATGATTGTCAGTGGCAGTACATTTGCTTATGCAAGCGATCGCTATCACGGGCCTGCTGTCCGCGCCATTCAACTGCGAGGGCGAGAACAGGCAACAATTATTTACTGCATCCAGGGAGAGAAGGTCAACTTGGCAGATCCAGCGGAAGCGATCGCGCCCCCATTGAATATTTCAGCCTAAAGCAGCACACCCAGCGTGAAATTTCTTTTAACTTCACAGTTTAAAAAGGATTTGTGCATCTACTCGCGATTAGCAGATATCTTGATTAAACCCACTTTTACACAACCCATCACTGACAACAAACTAACAGCTAATTTTCAAACTTTTCCGAGAATCAGTAAGTTGATTATATTAGCTGCGGTGAGTTGGATTATTTGGAATTTGCAAGGGTCAAGCGTGCAAGCATCGCCTTGTTCCGAGCTGCTGAATATATCACAAAGACCCGGTTTTAATACTCGTCAGGCAGGGAACTTAATCGTTCTGGGACGCCTGCCTAGATATCACTATGTGGTCGTGGTTCCCTCTGGAAGTGAAGCCACGCTGGAACAAGTGCGTCAGTGCGTCCCCGATGCCTTGATCGCCAAGTCAAATTTAGGAAATTACATTTTAGCGGGGTCATTTCCCGACCAATCCAGTGCGAAAAGTATCTATTACGCATTGCGATCGCTAGGGCTAGATGCACGAATTATATACGTTCGATAGCGATCGCCAGGAACATTCCCTACTTTCCGTATTGATTGGGTGTGACGCCTTGAGCCAGCTTCACCATTGAGCCAGATGCATTGGTGCGATAAATCCAGCGGCGTTGCCCATCCGCTACCGTGACTTGCCACCCAGGAACTTGCATATCGGTGCAAAGCACCTCCAAGTTATTAATATCTAAGCAGTCATCAGACCAAGTTTGCGGTTGAGTTTGGACAATGTTTAGCGCCGACTTTGGCAACCCTGAATGTTGAGACACGTCCTGTAAAACCGCATTCTGAACTGATTTTATTAAACTAACGTCAGAACGAGGATTTGAAATAGCAACCTTGCGATTGGGGAGCGTTAGCGTAGCGGTCAAAGATAAAATTCCCGTCAACACCAAAGCCTGAACAATTAGACTTAGCTGGCTAGCTTTTTGAGCGATAGTTTCTGTGGGGGAGCCAGGGGTGGTAACTTCTTCCATAGCATTCCTAGCAAACGTTGAGAGGGGTGCTGTTATTGCAAAAGGCATTAATTGTATTGGTAGAATATACACCCAGATGCTTACAAGTTCCGGAACAAGTGAAAGTTTCCGGCAAATTAAGTCTTAATTGACTTGCAGAATGCTTTTCCCTAATTTCTGAAGCGAGCCTTCTCGTTAATGCTGCGAATCTCCTTTTGGAGATGCCACCTTTCGGAAAGCTAACTTGTTTAAAGCTGCTGCGAAAAGCGCTAATTCGTACTGTTTGATAGGAATTTAGACACTAACACCCTAGAAATTAGTTCCCTAATCAATCTTTTTTTAGTAGAACTACGGTGCCCGATCCCTAATACTAATGTGCCCCCTCTTGATACCAAATTGAAACCCAGAAAATACTGAATTGTCGGCAATTTTGTATAAAGATTTACTGATTTCAGTTTTACTTGATGATTTATCCAGTAGACGGAGTAGGGGAAAAATAATCTTGTCAAAAAGATTAATTTATGCATCACCTGCCTAGAAGGTAGATGATTCCTCTACCTGTCCGCCTTGGCGCAGCCCGATGGCAATTTTGCTATGTTTTTCAATTTGGCTCATCACCTGCTTGGCGCGTTGAATCACGGGCGCGGGTAAACCTGCCAGCCGTCCCGCTTCGATACCATAGGAACGGTCAGCGCCTCCCGGTTGCACTTGGTGCAAAAAGATAATCTGGTCAGGTAACTCCTTCACCGTCACCTGGTAATTTGCCACATTCGGCAAAATTGAAGCCAGTTCGTTCAGTTCGTGGTAATGAGTCGCAAAAATCGTCCGCGAGCGAATTTCACTGGCAAGATACTCCGCCACCGCCCAAGCAATGGAAAGACCATCAAACGTTGCCGTCCCCCGACCAATTTCATCTAACAGAACCAGAGACTTCGCCGTTGCGTGATTGAGAATATTCGCCGTCTCGTTCATCTCCACCATGAAAGTAGATTGACCCGTCGCCAAATCATCTACCGCACCGACACGGGTAAAAACGCGATCGCATATTCCCAAAGTCGCCGCTCTTGCTGGCACAAAACTACCAATTTGCGCCATCAACTGAATTAACCCCACCTGTCGCAAATAACAACTCTTCCCACTCGCATTCGGACCCGTCAAAATCACTAAATCCGGTCTTCCCTCTTCTTCCCCTTCTTCCTTCGCGCTCTTCGCGTCTTTGCGGTTCCTATCCCCCTTTCTCCCCAACCCAGTCGAATTCGGCACAAAAAACCCAGGTGGCAAAGACTGCTCAACCACCGGATGACGCCCATCACTAATCCGAATTTCCCGACCTTCCACCATCTGAGGGCAGCAATAACCCTGATAAACCGCCACCTCAGCCAAACCACACAACACATCAGCCGCCGCCACCGCACGAGAAATCGTGCGAATTTGTTCTGCGTATTGCCCCACCTCTTCTCTTAAAGAAGTAAAAATCTCATATTCCAGGCGATTTAAGTCATCCCGCGCCGTCAAAATCCGCGCTTCTCTCTCCTTCAACTCCGGAGTAATATAGCGTTCCTCATTCGTCAGTGTTTGCTTGCGGATGTAGTTATCCGGAACTTGGTCAGCTTTAGTGCGAGAGATGCTGATGTAGTAGCCAAATGTCTTATTAAAGCCCACCTTCAGCGTCGAAATTCCGGTTCGCGCCTTCTCCGTCACCTCCAAATTTGCCACCCATTGCTGATCCTCTTGGGCAAGATTTCGCATCTCATCCAACTGGACATTCACATTGGGGCGAATCAAACCGCCTTCCTTGATATGAATGGGAGGCGCGTCTACCAAATGGGCACTCAGGCGCTTTGCCAATTGTTCCAATTCCGGCGGCACCTTCTGCAAAGCTCTCATAAAGGGAGAGTGAGCATCCGCCACCAGTTCGGCTAATTCCGGTAATTTTGCCAACGAATCCGCTAAAGCAACCAAATCCTTCGCATTCGCCGTGCCGGAACCAGCGCGACCCGTTAGCCGTTCTAAATCGTAAATTTGCCGCAACAATTGGCGCAAATCTTGCCGCAGAAAGCTATTTTCGACTAATTCTTGAATCGTATCTTGCCGCGCTGCAATGCCTTTGAGATCCAGTAGCGGTTGCAGCAACCACCGCCGCAAGGCTCGTCCCCCCATCGCCGTACTAGTTCTATCCAACGCCCAAAGCAAGGAACCGTGAAAGGTGCCATCCCGCACCGTTTGCGTAATTTCTAGATTGCGGCGGGTTTGGTGGTCGAGAATTAGATAATCGCTGAGGGTGTAGGTGCGGAGGAACTGGAGAGGAACGAGGTTTTCTTTCTGGGTGTCTTCCAGATATTCCAGCAAACCACCCGCAGCGCGGACAGCAAGAGGGAGGTGTTCGCAACCGAGTCCTTCCAGACTTCGTACTTTAAACCGCTGCAACAGTCGATGTCTTGATTCGCCAGCCGTAAAAGGAGTTTGCGATCGCAATGCATAACAAAAAGATGGAGGTAAACAACTCGGCAAATGCTCGGAAGTCTCCCCCGGTCGTAGCAAACTGCCTAAATCTGGTGCATTTGTCGGCACCAAAACTTCAGAAGGCTGCAAACGCATCAATTCTTGCGTCAAATGCTCTAATTCGCTCGATTGAGCCGTCAGAAATTCCCCAGTAGAAATATCTGCATAAGCTAAACCCCAGTGATTCCCGGCAATCACCACCGCCGCTAGGTAATTATTCCGCCGCGCATTCAGCATTCCCTCTTCCAGCAACGTACCGGGGGTGAGAATCCGCGTCACCTCGCGCTTCACCAGCTTTCCAGGGTCAGTATCGGCAGAGTCTTCTACCTGATCGCAGATCACCACCGCATACCCCTTTTCCACCAGCTGAGTCGTGTAGCGTTCCCAAGCATGGTGCGGCACTCCCGTCATCGGCACCCGACCAATTTCTCCGGCTTGCTTGCTGGTGAGAACAAGTTCTAATTCTCTCGATACAGCGATCGCGTCCTGAAAAAAAGTTTCAAAGAAGTCTCCCACCCGGTACAGCAGCAGTGCATGAGGATACTTATCCTTCACTTCTACATAATGGTGGTACATCTTACTCAGCTTGCTGCGATCCACCAGTCGAGAGTCAGCGTTACGGATTTTGGGTTCGGTCGGGGTAGATGCCGAGTCAGGAACGTTCATGGAAAGTCAGTGCTACGCCAAGGTCTTTAATGACTTTACCGCAGGTATCTCTTGCCGTTGTTTGCAGTTTGTTAACCTGAAATCTTGTCCCGAACGTCTTCACCCGCCAGGGGATGTAGCGGCGCAATTAATGGTGTCTCCACAAAAGGAAGTTGGCGAGATACTAAAAATCGTTCCTACTGGTGCGTAATTTCTCGAAATTCCTTCAGAAAGCGTCGAAATAGAGGATGATTTGCCGAATTATATTCATAAGGATGAATACTTGCTAACGGCTTCAACTCCATCATCGTCGCAGCCAGGAAAGCACCCTCAAAATTCCCTAATTCCTCCGGTCGCACATCCCGTTCAACCACTTCAATTCCTAATTCCCCTGCAATATCAAGCAGTGTGGCGCGGGTGATACCAGGGAAAATATTCGCAGTCAGCGCAGGCGTAATTACTCTATCCTCTTGCAGAAGAAAAAGATTAGCTACTGCCGCTTCAGTAATTCTGCCTTGTTGGTCAAGCAAAATAGCATCATTAAATCCAGCCACTTCCGCCGCACGACGAGCTAAATAACTGTTTACATAAGTTCCACAGAGTTTCCACTCCACTGGAATCGCACCCCCAGAAACTCGTTCGTAAGGGGAGATGTGGCAAGTCAGAGATTTATCAACATCCCGTGGAATCGTCACTGCCAAGATGGTCACATCGACCGGCATTGTATCGTTAAAGTTCAGTTGAGGCACCGAGCGATAAACAATCGGTCGAATATAGTAATTTGTTGCCGGAACTGCCTCTAAAAGTGCCAAGATACCTGCTTTCAGGTCTTCGTTCGACCAAGAAAAACCCAATCCTATGTGTGTAGAACCATTGCGAAGGCGGTCAAGATGTGCATCTAAGCGATGAATGTAATAGCGATCGCTATTCCAATAAGCCATAATCCCATCGAAAACGCCGATCCCTAAATGTAGAGAATGGCTAGCAATAGAAGGCGCAGCATTTTCCCGTTCAACTAACTTTCCGTTGTGCCAAACTATCGGCGTTGCTTCAAAAAACATTTGTTAGTCTTGCCTTCTCAAATAGCATTAGTTTTTAAAGAGAATTTTCTTAAGTATTGGTTAATCCAAAACTATGCTAAATATGATTATTTTTGATTTTGGTGCTGCTTTCCCAAGAATAGCGATCGCTATCAACTCCCGGCATCGCTCGCTAAGCTCTTGGACGCTATGACGGGCGAAACATTTAAGGGTGTAGATTCAGATTCAATCTCCTCTATTTCGTTCCATTTGCCGTCGCGCAAGCTATCTGCGGTACTTTTGATGAAACTTGCTAAAGGTACGGCAATTAATAGCCCCAGCAGCCCTCCCAGCTTCGCGCCTATTAACAGCGAAAGCAAAATCCAAACAGGATTTAAACCAGTAAAACCACCTAAAATGCGAGGTGCGATGAAATTAGCATTGATTTGATCGATGGCGGCGGCTACAGCTAACACTTCCACCCCTAACCAAAAGTTTTGTAATGCTACCAGCAGACTAACAATGCTGATACCGATTCCGGCACCAAAGGGAAAAAGAGCCAAAAAACCAATTGCAATTCCAAACAATAATCCTAACGGCACTCGCAAAGCCAAAAATGCCAGCGTGATCACACATCCGCTCCAAGCAGCGAACGTCGCCTGACCGATAAAATAATTATGAAAATCCTCGCGGAGAACTTGCCGCACTTGGGAACTAAAGCTGGCCGGAAGCCACTTAAAAATTCCGTCCCAGAGACGATCTCCATTTAATATCAGATAGAAAGTGAGAACCACTGTTAGCAGGACATTGACAGCACTGCCAATCGTATCAAAGGCAAAGTTGAGAATTCTACCCGTTACGTTTTGGAGTTGGTTCGATAATCGGTCTGTTAGTTGAGTAACGATTCCACCTAAATTAATCGGAAGTTGCTGAGTTTCAGCCCAAATTTGAAAAGCTTGGAGTTGTTGTCTACCCGAATCAATCCAACTAGGCAAGATATTAGCCAGTTCGTTGAGCTGTTGCCAAATGATTGGAACTAAGGTAAGTCCCAAACCTACCAAAATTAGCAATGCCACCAGGGAAACAGCGACGACCGCATTGTTCCGTTTAACTCCTTGTTGCTGTAAAAACCGGATAGGATATTCCAATACAAAAGCCAGCAAAAGTGCGGTAACAAAAACGCTAACCAGAGGTTGAAAATATTGCAACACGAGGAGCAATAGCCAACCATTGAGAACGGCGAGGGGAAATGCCAGTCCTAAAACGACCCATCGCGGTAATTTGTTTGCTGATTGCATCATGTTGAGGTTTTGAAATCGGGGTTCATAACAATTGAAAAGTTATGCCGCTGGCTACGCAGTCAATTGAGGAAACTTGTCCATAAAATCCAGCAAAATTTTTTGGTGAGGAGCGCCTAACGGTCGCACTTGCCCTGCT
Protein-coding regions in this window:
- a CDS encoding thylakoid membrane photosystem I accumulation factor; the protein is MILRLQQLQIRILRASRRSWRQIFLSCFLTLVVSFSCLLLLGTPSALAGINDDNFDGNVFLLYGGNASLVPPRVAFVDSLKGDKPTFLVFYVDDSSDCKQQAIVVSQLQAFYGRAADFVPIDVDSIPVQSNFTPTEPGYYYEGLVPQTVLLNQKGEVVFNQKGTVAFEKVDDVFREVFNLLPRSESVELKRRSVNEFNTELAK
- a CDS encoding FecR family protein — translated: MKFPVFPVTLLGLSLVAGSLALTSLSFISEGVRAAVSPRSIEVKETNGTVTSQGKPVKAGDRLQASGSLTTNFDARVVLAMEDGIGTVQVSENTNVQVKTLKTSKDGSKQTRLYLDKGQVNAKVRPFTNPNSNFEVETPGGIAGTRGTEFGVTVGSNGKTGLSTIRGKVAFSARGKTVLVEPGYSALIVPGQAPTIPKVTTGDTRLKLQVLSVTGDGQVRVTGTVDPINLVLVNNQIVDTGGEGQLDTVVPIPSNRQLRLVVRNPLGNQQVYELEIPNSAGTSENPVNQ
- a CDS encoding adenylate/guanylate cyclase domain-containing protein, producing the protein MVDVFDGINVLIKNWLKKNQRFISSSQSIVPGTIVGLLSVGLWQIGAWQPLERLVYTTLFQARSASILPKTNWDQRLAVIAIDDASLKKYGKFPWSRDRYAQLLQKLEPAPPAVIGFDVLFVDPGAGDKKFAKAIAKSGNVILATAWDNRGHPLEVLPEFKQAALGEGQIWHNPDADGISRQAAVFFGSKPALGLAMLLEAPEAVSLRHLAEVPKRKDVWINWPGSIQGVSTYSYASVMEGKVDPKAFANKFVLVGVTATGIDRLRSPYNQIPPTAGVYLHAALIDNLLNDKLLQTLPKTAVMLFLLGIAPIISWLLSKQGVWGRVAIAILLPSGWVIFALSAFIDDGWWLPIVAPVGTAIAVGIGVQLREQYEKQQLMSLFAKHVAPEMAHLIWHRKDEIFHKGKLQAQEMMVTVLFADIRGFTSISEKLPPGELIDWLNLFLDAMTDCIMDRGGVIDKYIGDAIMAVFGIPFPHTTPEEIQQDALNAIAAGIAMQERLKKLNQRFQKANKPTIEIGIGIHTGLVVAGSVGGSRRLNYSVLGDTVNVAARLEPMNKEVKIDNPYQMIVSGSTFAYASDRYHGPAVRAIQLRGREQATIIYCIQGEKVNLADPAEAIAPPLNISA
- the mutS gene encoding DNA mismatch repair protein MutS; this encodes MNVPDSASTPTEPKIRNADSRLVDRSKLSKMYHHYVEVKDKYPHALLLYRVGDFFETFFQDAIAVSRELELVLTSKQAGEIGRVPMTGVPHHAWERYTTQLVEKGYAVVICDQVEDSADTDPGKLVKREVTRILTPGTLLEEGMLNARRNNYLAAVVIAGNHWGLAYADISTGEFLTAQSSELEHLTQELMRLQPSEVLVPTNAPDLGSLLRPGETSEHLPSCLPPSFCYALRSQTPFTAGESRHRLLQRFKVRSLEGLGCEHLPLAVRAAGGLLEYLEDTQKENLVPLQFLRTYTLSDYLILDHQTRRNLEITQTVRDGTFHGSLLWALDRTSTAMGGRALRRWLLQPLLDLKGIAARQDTIQELVENSFLRQDLRQLLRQIYDLERLTGRAGSGTANAKDLVALADSLAKLPELAELVADAHSPFMRALQKVPPELEQLAKRLSAHLVDAPPIHIKEGGLIRPNVNVQLDEMRNLAQEDQQWVANLEVTEKARTGISTLKVGFNKTFGYYISISRTKADQVPDNYIRKQTLTNEERYITPELKEREARILTARDDLNRLEYEIFTSLREEVGQYAEQIRTISRAVAAADVLCGLAEVAVYQGYCCPQMVEGREIRISDGRHPVVEQSLPPGFFVPNSTGLGRKGDRNRKDAKSAKEEGEEEGRPDLVILTGPNASGKSCYLRQVGLIQLMAQIGSFVPARAATLGICDRVFTRVGAVDDLATGQSTFMVEMNETANILNHATAKSLVLLDEIGRGTATFDGLSIAWAVAEYLASEIRSRTIFATHYHELNELASILPNVANYQVTVKELPDQIIFLHQVQPGGADRSYGIEAGRLAGLPAPVIQRAKQVMSQIEKHSKIAIGLRQGGQVEESSTF
- a CDS encoding aminotransferase class IV, which produces MFFEATPIVWHNGKLVERENAAPSIASHSLHLGIGVFDGIMAYWNSDRYYIHRLDAHLDRLRNGSTHIGLGFSWSNEDLKAGILALLEAVPATNYYIRPIVYRSVPQLNFNDTMPVDVTILAVTIPRDVDKSLTCHISPYERVSGGAIPVEWKLCGTYVNSYLARRAAEVAGFNDAILLDQQGRITEAAVANLFLLQEDRVITPALTANIFPGITRATLLDIAGELGIEVVERDVRPEELGNFEGAFLAATMMELKPLASIHPYEYNSANHPLFRRFLKEFREITHQ
- a CDS encoding AI-2E family transporter; this encodes MQSANKLPRWVVLGLAFPLAVLNGWLLLLVLQYFQPLVSVFVTALLLAFVLEYPIRFLQQQGVKRNNAVVAVSLVALLILVGLGLTLVPIIWQQLNELANILPSWIDSGRQQLQAFQIWAETQQLPINLGGIVTQLTDRLSNQLQNVTGRILNFAFDTIGSAVNVLLTVVLTFYLILNGDRLWDGIFKWLPASFSSQVRQVLREDFHNYFIGQATFAAWSGCVITLAFLALRVPLGLLFGIAIGFLALFPFGAGIGISIVSLLVALQNFWLGVEVLAVAAAIDQINANFIAPRILGGFTGLNPVWILLSLLIGAKLGGLLGLLIAVPLASFIKSTADSLRDGKWNEIEEIESESTPLNVSPVIASKSLASDAGS